A window of Acinonyx jubatus isolate Ajub_Pintada_27869175 chromosome B2, VMU_Ajub_asm_v1.0, whole genome shotgun sequence genomic DNA:
agaaagtgttttgcTCCTAACTGTAAGTACTCTGGTGCCTGGCCTAACTTCAAAGCTTTGGACAACCATTAATTAGTTTCTGCTTTTGCTGCCTTGAGCAGCATCTCATGCCACATTTATGAGTAGATAAATCATTAAAAGAATAGCCAAGATAGATAATCCCGCTTGGGTTAATGCCCAGGGTATTGATCGAATTCCTTAAGGAATCCAGAAAAACAGACCAGAATACCAATCCCATTTTGTTCCTGGGACTTCGGTAGGAATCTGTTGCAGCCAAATATCTTGTCCTCTAATCTCGTCAAGGTGGGTTTCTACTTTTTGTTGAGCTATTACTTGAACCGTTTCACTGGCCAAAATTCCCAAGGTGATAGAAAGATTTTTGATCATGTGCTCTGAGCCCTTATTCCCCACCAAGGTAAAAATGCTCTCCCAAAGGAATATCAAATGTATTATCTTGATAATCAAGCAAGGAATCCCCATTTCGTATTGATTCCCTTTCTTGttcaataaatacactttttgaATTCTGAACCATGCAAGTAAttctaagaaaacataaaatacactggaccatttttgttttttaattggggtATGGATTGGGTCATTTGCATGGACACCGGCAGGCCTGAGGCAGGTACCACAGGCCTGGAAGTAGCTCAGACAACAGGAGAGGTAGGTAGCAGCCGAGCAGGACTCAGGGTTCCTACAGCGAGGGCAAGAGCTGAGTGTgggtcaaagaaagaaaaagaagttggagGTTTTATTGTTATACAGGAAAAGTTGTACAAGCCTATGGATTAAAAGTCCAGACTaacttccctcctcctttcctacTGGTAGCTCAAGGAATATAAATTTTTCCAGTCTAGGCTACGCAGAATGCAAAAGTACATCCACTGCCAAAGCTACTTGGAATGTCTCAGAGAAATGTGTAACTCTTCCTGTTTGGGATTATCTAGACCACTGTTTGCCTCCATCAGTAACCAAGAATGGTGCTGTAAGCCATGAGCTAGCTAGTCCTAGACCACTTTCCCCAGATGTacacaaaaaatacacatacctcggggcgcctgaatggctcagttggttgagcatgtgactcttgatcttagctcaggtcatgatcccagggtcatgggattgagccctgcatcaggctctgcactgacagcgtggagcctgcttgggattctccctccctccctccctccctctctctctctcaataaataaacttaaaaaaaaaaaaaggagtggaatATAGCTTTGAGCCTAGGTGTGTCTGACACAAAAGCCAAAGTTCTTTCTCAGATTCATATGGCCTGACTACAAAGGAGAGTTCTACAAACAGGGCATTTTAGAATAAAGAGAACTGAGTGCAGGCATAAAAGGCAGAGAATTTAAAAGGGAAAGGCAGAGTCAAGCACCACCTAAACACTGCCCCCACTCTCCCACTCAAGGGTGTCCCTTTGAGTTCAGGAATTCAGTTTAAGTCAGGAACAAACTTTTTATGGGTGGATGCTGGCTGAACTGAAGAGGAATGACTTCAGCAGTCAGTCATTTATTGCATAccttttatttgcaaaatataaccCATGACATAATTCCTGCAATCAAGAAGTTTACGATCTATGAAGGAAGCCAGAGGTCGAACCCATTATATAACAGGCAGTTTCATCAGAATTGATGCTAAGAAAAATGCTCTAGTCTCCTGGAGTATGTGATAAACCAATCCAATCAGTGGGAAGCAGAGGCTTTTTCACCTGGACTTCAATGGGTAGGGAAGTGAGTGTGCAAGAAAGAGGGGGGCAGTCCTTGAGGTGCTAATAAATGCTGTTGGTAAATCTGTGGAGACTGCAGGTTAGTTTGCGAGtgacacagaaagagaagagagaggtgcAGAGTTGATGGGAGGTTTTGTTTAAGGCGGTGGAGCTCTAACCTTGCCAGTCCCttggaggagcagggaagggattgGAAGGACGGCTGCAGTTGGAAAGATTAAAGACGGTAAAATCACACTGACATAAATAATCgcataattagaaaaattaatacttGAGCTAATTACACAGTAGGGGTGAAATGGGCGAGGTCATCGACAATACATAAAAGTGGAAGACGTTTGCCTTGGCAAGAAGTGGGATCAATTCTGAGAATGGAGGGGAAGGTCCGGTGGGTGTGATGTTACACGACTGTGAGACGAAGGAAAGTTGAGAACACTGCATTGTTTCAGTAGGAAGTTAAATAATCTTTTGGGCCAGGAGGGCTAGAGTGGTCACTAACTTCAGAAGAGTTGAAAAAGTCTTGAAGTGTGGCTGGAGAAACTATGAACATACCAAACAGAGGATGCACGCGTGGGCAACAGCGACCAACAGCTCCGATAGCCGCGGCGCGGTCTGGGTTCCCGGGAAGGGCTGCGGTTGCAACCCTGTCCTGCTCGGCACAGCTGGGCCAGAGCAGCGCTACCACAGGGAGCAGGTGGCAGCACTGTCTGCTGGAGCTGGGCTGGCGGGGAGCGCGGGCGGGGGCGCGCTCTGCGGGGCGCAGAGCGGACGGCGCCCCAGGCAGCCGGGAACGGGGGGCGGGCCCGAGCAAGCGGGCCTCCGCGCGGCTCTTGGCACGCACGCGCAGACGTGCCGCGGGGCCCggaggcacagaggagggggAGCGAGAAAGGGGGGGTGTGGAACGTATTTCCGCTCTGGCGGACAAATAATACCGGCCAAAGGGGAGGCCAGGCCATCCGGCCCTTTAACCGCGTGGGGGGGGGCTGGTGAAGAAAGGGGGGTCTGGAAGGGGCGAATCCTGCTCCTTTaattccctcccctcttcctcctccccgaGTTCTCGCCGACGCCGAGGCGCGCGGGGCCTGGAACACACTGCACgagccgcccccgcccctccctccttaCGCCCACGCGGAGCTGGCCCCGCGCGCGCGCCTCGTGCACCCCCGCGCCTGCGCGCTGCCCAGGCTCTGCCCGTGTTTGGGGGCGCTGCCgaccctgggggggtgggggagataggGGGGGAAAAAACAGCGCGCGGAACCGGGCCAGGTGAGAGGCGCGTGCACTCAGGGTCGTGGGGCTGGGGGGGCGTGCCACGGAGCTCTGAACGTGGGGGGGGCGTGCACGAAGCGTGCAGGCGGCGGGGGGAGGACGTGAAAGGCGCGTGCAAACGTGCAAAGGGGGGGCGGAGGAATGAAGCAGCGGGGAAAGGGGGCGGGGTGAGAAAAGGCTGCAGCCCGGGCCACCccggagcccagagccccaggcctCTGCTCCAGGTTTCTCCAGCCTTACCCTTGGGCGCGCGGGCTCGCCCCATCCTCGCGGGCGGTccggcgtgggggggggggggtgtggacgCCGCTGCCCCGCCCCCGGGAACCACGCCTCCGTTCTCTCGGAGGGAGAGCGCTTCCCCAGggactggggaaactgaggaagggGCCTGAAGACTGGGAGATCTGAAGCTGGGATGCTGGGCAAGAATGGGAGCGAGGGGCCTGGAGCCTTGGCTTAGGCGAACCAGAGACCTTTGTCTCTGACCGGTTTCCTTCCCAACCAGGGTTGCCCACCCCCGCCACAATGGCCTCTGGGGTGGAAGTCCTGCGCTTCCAGCTGCCGGGCCACGAGGCCGCTACCCTGCGGAACATGAACCAGCTCCGCGCAGAGGAGCGGTTTTGCGACGTGACAATTGTGGCCGACAGCCTCAAGTTTCGTGGCCACAAGGTCATCCTGGCCGCCTGCTCGCCTTTCCTGCGGGACCAGTTCCTACTGAACCCCAGTTCTGAGCTGCAGGTCTCACTGATGCACAGTGCACGCATCGTGGCCGACCTGCTCCTGTCCTGCTACACCGGCGCTCTGGAATTCGCCGTCAGGGACATCGTCAACTACCTGACGGCTGCCTCTTACCTGCAGATGGAGCACGTGGTGGAGAAATGCAGGAACGCCCTCAGCCAGTTCATTGAGCCCAAAATAGGCCTCAAAGAGGATGGGGTCAGCGATGCCAGCCTTGTGAGCAGTGTCAGTGCCACCAAatccctgctccctcctgctaGGACCCCAAAGCCAGcccccaagcccccacccccaccccctttgccCCCTCCACTCCTACGGCCTGTGAAATTGGAGTTCCCTCTGGATGAGGATCTGGAGCTGAAGGCCGAGGAAGAAGAtgaggacgaggacgaggacgTGTCTGACATCTGCATCGTCAAAGTGGAGTCGGCCCTGGAGGTGGCACACCGGCTCAAACCTCCCGGAGGTTTGGGAGGAGGCCTGAGCATCGGAGGCTCGGTGGGCAGCCACCTTGGGGAGCTGGCCCAGAGCAGCGTGCCCCCCAGCACTGTGGCCCCACCACAGGGTGTAGTGAAAGCCTGCTATAGCCTGTCTGAGGACGCAGAAGGGGAGGGTTTGCTGTTGATCCCTGGAGGCAGAGCCAGCGTGGGGGCCACCTCGGGCCTGGTGGAGGCAGCAGCGGTGGCCATGGctgcccggggggcggggggcagcctgggggcagggagcagccgGGGACCCCTGCCCGGGGGCTTTTCCAGTGGAAACCCCCTAAAGAACATCAAGTGCACCAAGTGCCCGGAAGTGTTCCAGGGCGTGGAGAAGCTGGTCTTCCACATGCGGGCGCAGCACTTCATCTTCATGTGCCCACGCTGCGGCAAGCAGTTCAACCACAGCAGCAACCTCAACCGCCACATGAACGTGCACCGCGGCGTCAAGTCGCACTCGTGTGGCATCTGCGGCAAGTGCTTCACACAGAAGTCCACGCTGCACGACCACCTCAACCTACACTCTGGAGCGAGGCCCTATCGCTGCTCCTACTGCGACGTGCGCTTCGCTCACAAGCCTGCCATTAGGCGGCACCTCAAGGAGCAGCATGGCAAGACAACGGCAGAGAACGTGTTGGAGGCCAGTGTGGCAGAGATCAACGTCCTCATCCGCTAGTGGGGCAGGCTCGGGGGCCAGGAGGCGGGGGTCCCTGGGCTGAAGGGAGCTCCCTGGCCCAGGAGAATAGGTAGGAGGGTGGGAGGGTCGGCAACAGGCAGGTACGTGGGGAACCTGAGCGGATATATCCTGAGGGAGGGGCTGAAGATTTCTTGGAGAGAGGACCCCtgccttttcagaaaaaaaagaatggagagggagagggttcTTTGAGAAGACCAAGAGAATATGGGCTCCCAGAGAAAGATTTTCTTCTCTTAGACGTGCATGGATatgtggagggagggaaagggtcttatggaatgaggaaaaaaaaaaaaagacaaaaatgcttTATTCCTGGTTAAGGCTGCCCAGGGAGAGGTTCTGATATATCttgagatggggggtgggggggtgggaattgGGAGGGAATTTGGCAGGAGGCAGTTTATGTGCTCCTGCATAGAATAGATCCTTGGGAGAGGGAGTGGTAGGGGGAAAGGATTATTGAATTCCAGAAAAGGAAGTAGGGAGACAGTTCTTGCATGCTGGGGGAATGGGATTATGGGTAAAGACTCACCAAAACTAGGGAGAACCATGTCAGGTGCCAGGTAAGAGAACATGGGGATAAGGGTCCTGGGTAGATATGAAGTGGGGGACAATAGCAAGAAGGATGaacagtggtgg
This region includes:
- the ZBTB12 gene encoding zinc finger and BTB domain-containing protein 12, which translates into the protein MASGVEVLRFQLPGHEAATLRNMNQLRAEERFCDVTIVADSLKFRGHKVILAACSPFLRDQFLLNPSSELQVSLMHSARIVADLLLSCYTGALEFAVRDIVNYLTAASYLQMEHVVEKCRNALSQFIEPKIGLKEDGVSDASLVSSVSATKSLLPPARTPKPAPKPPPPPPLPPPLLRPVKLEFPLDEDLELKAEEEDEDEDEDVSDICIVKVESALEVAHRLKPPGGLGGGLSIGGSVGSHLGELAQSSVPPSTVAPPQGVVKACYSLSEDAEGEGLLLIPGGRASVGATSGLVEAAAVAMAARGAGGSLGAGSSRGPLPGGFSSGNPLKNIKCTKCPEVFQGVEKLVFHMRAQHFIFMCPRCGKQFNHSSNLNRHMNVHRGVKSHSCGICGKCFTQKSTLHDHLNLHSGARPYRCSYCDVRFAHKPAIRRHLKEQHGKTTAENVLEASVAEINVLIR